One genomic region from Haloterrigena gelatinilytica encodes:
- a CDS encoding MBL fold metallo-hydrolase — MRVTLLGAGDTTGTPTVGCDCDTCEAARERGVERTRFSVHVENERVDESLLIDFSPDFRYQFLREDVPLPDAAVITHIHFDHLDGLGNVFRVFDSLSVYAADETDPQTGKSVAETVRDDYHYLDPLEVRPTTPLETIHVCGFDVTLVPVEHPPLVCYGLAIEDPVTGSKLSVSGDTSYNVPEESREVLADPDLLLADAIVPANLCEYHPAGGRHETDDGVPRTFGTKHMTREGALDLAAELNAERTRLVHLAHYYPADEAFEEPLAVDGERYEL; from the coding sequence ATGCGCGTAACCCTGCTCGGCGCCGGCGACACCACCGGCACGCCGACCGTCGGCTGCGACTGCGACACCTGCGAGGCCGCCCGCGAGCGCGGCGTCGAGCGCACCCGATTTTCCGTCCACGTCGAGAACGAACGGGTCGACGAGTCGCTGCTGATCGACTTCAGCCCGGACTTTCGGTACCAGTTCCTCCGCGAGGACGTGCCGCTGCCCGACGCCGCCGTCATCACCCACATCCACTTCGACCACCTCGACGGGCTCGGCAACGTCTTCCGGGTCTTCGACTCGCTTTCCGTCTACGCCGCCGACGAGACCGACCCGCAGACGGGAAAGAGCGTCGCGGAAACGGTCCGCGACGACTACCACTACCTCGATCCGCTCGAGGTCCGCCCGACGACGCCCCTCGAGACGATTCACGTCTGCGGGTTCGACGTCACCCTGGTGCCGGTCGAACACCCGCCGCTGGTCTGTTACGGACTCGCGATCGAAGACCCCGTGACCGGATCGAAGCTATCGGTCTCCGGCGATACGAGCTACAACGTTCCCGAAGAGTCCCGCGAGGTATTGGCCGACCCAGACCTGCTGCTGGCCGACGCTATCGTCCCCGCCAACCTCTGCGAGTACCACCCCGCCGGCGGACGCCACGAGACCGACGACGGCGTCCCTCGGACGTTCGGGACGAAGCACATGACCCGGGAGGGCGCCCTCGATCTGGCCGCCGAACTGAACGCCGAGCGGACGCGGCTGGTCCACCTCGCCCACTACTACCCCGCCGACGAGGCGTTCGAGGAGCCGCTGGCGGTCGACGGCGAACGGTACGAACTGTAG
- a CDS encoding DUF2237 family protein — MTDDLEDRNVYGTELEPCSTDPMAGFLRDGCCRRVEGDRGRHEICAVMTEEFLRFSRARGNDLVTPRPEFEFPGLEPGDRWCLCVARWLEAVEADSAPPVVLEATHEAVLRDVEPDLLRDHEHEGRVDSESGTVE; from the coding sequence ATGACCGACGACCTCGAGGACCGGAACGTCTACGGCACCGAACTCGAGCCCTGCAGCACTGACCCGATGGCGGGCTTCCTGCGGGACGGCTGCTGCCGGCGCGTCGAGGGCGACCGCGGCCGCCACGAGATCTGTGCGGTGATGACCGAGGAGTTCCTGCGGTTCAGCCGAGCGCGGGGCAACGACCTCGTCACGCCGCGTCCGGAGTTCGAGTTCCCCGGCCTCGAGCCCGGCGACCGGTGGTGTCTGTGCGTCGCGCGGTGGCTCGAGGCCGTCGAGGCAGACAGCGCGCCGCCGGTCGTCCTCGAGGCGACCCACGAGGCCGTCCTCCGGGACGTCGAACCGGACCTGCTGCGGGATCACGAGCACGAGGGTCGCGTCGACAGCGAATCCGGAACGGTGGAGTGA
- a CDS encoding histidinol-phosphatase HisJ family protein: protein MRDFHAHTNYSDGKFLRGMVQAAAAAGLEGIGFTDHCTVSSRERPATVRNVYGFNLDLTYERRRRAIETEREREDISIEIYDGVEMDYDPRDERQIREFLAEANFDYTIGSVHGVDGLNVQVPSNFAQMTEAELDGVVDDYFATLVSLVESELFDVAAHLDLVERTAPLRGRATMDHYERVAEALAASRTVPEINAGRAVSDAALVHPSDPFLETLRAHDVSVTVGTDSHRPNEIGERAAFLEEYLAERGIEPVAPPGLEPEPGSDRE, encoded by the coding sequence ATGAGGGATTTCCACGCCCACACGAACTATTCCGACGGGAAGTTTCTGCGCGGGATGGTACAGGCCGCGGCGGCGGCCGGCCTCGAGGGGATCGGGTTCACCGACCACTGCACGGTTTCGTCCCGCGAGAGACCCGCGACCGTCCGGAACGTCTACGGCTTCAATCTGGATCTGACCTACGAGCGCCGCCGTCGAGCGATCGAGACGGAGCGCGAGCGCGAGGACATCTCGATCGAGATCTACGACGGCGTCGAGATGGATTACGACCCGCGAGACGAGCGCCAGATCCGCGAGTTCCTCGCCGAGGCGAATTTCGACTACACGATCGGGAGCGTCCACGGCGTCGACGGGCTGAACGTCCAGGTGCCGAGCAACTTCGCGCAGATGACCGAGGCGGAGCTGGACGGGGTCGTCGACGACTACTTCGCGACTCTCGTCTCGCTCGTCGAGTCGGAGCTGTTCGACGTCGCGGCCCACCTCGATCTGGTCGAGCGGACCGCCCCCCTTCGCGGCCGGGCGACGATGGACCACTACGAACGCGTGGCCGAAGCGCTCGCGGCGTCGCGGACGGTCCCCGAGATCAACGCCGGGCGAGCGGTCTCCGACGCGGCGCTCGTCCACCCGTCCGACCCGTTCCTCGAGACGCTGCGGGCCCACGACGTCTCCGTCACCGTCGGCACGGACTCCCACCGCCCGAACGAGATCGGTGAGCGCGCGGCCTTCCTCGAGGAGTATCTCGCCGAGCGCGGCATCGAGCCGGTGGCGCCGCCGGGGCTGGAACCGGAACCGGGGTCGGACCGCGAGTGA
- a CDS encoding ATP-binding protein has translation MSDAALDVVEFLLTTSVYSDDRTLDENDLPPAYRRVFWTGGVESDDDDDDESGRTPAGISRPLSVTTTTAREATDVSRPWEAVSELMFTERDEFSGTITLAQQGMAEKWFAERVDDDRLRENPTLAKHLAEHEEFGETFDVTHEEARERNRPIQADRVWIDGLLEEYFDEEEDEEMLDLVEVRAPEEVDMSLDDLVLTEDQENELDKISKAIEHRDYLSNIGLREIGKLLFVGPPGTGKTSTAQALAQDMDLPFVEVKLSMITSQYLGETAKNVDKTFEVAKRLSPCILFIDEFDFVAKTRSSDEHAALKRAVNTLLKSIDNISLIEDDVLLIGATNHPDQLDDAAWRRFDEIINFPKPDNNMRADILSLITRRMEIDEFDPHLIAEATQGLTGSDLRMVLREAVLEALTEDRTTLTQEDLLNAVEEFEERDTLKNMDMMGGDHDALVAGGDLGKASDGGEPSGHSHDHDHDHDHDHDH, from the coding sequence ATGAGTGATGCGGCGCTCGATGTCGTGGAGTTCCTGCTCACGACGAGCGTGTATTCGGACGACCGAACGCTGGACGAGAACGATCTGCCGCCGGCGTATCGCCGCGTGTTCTGGACCGGCGGCGTCGAGAGCGACGACGACGATGACGACGAGTCGGGACGCACTCCCGCCGGCATCAGTCGTCCGCTCTCGGTGACGACGACGACGGCCCGGGAGGCGACCGACGTCAGTCGGCCGTGGGAGGCCGTCTCGGAGCTGATGTTCACCGAGCGCGACGAGTTCTCGGGGACGATCACCCTCGCCCAGCAAGGGATGGCCGAGAAATGGTTCGCCGAGCGCGTCGACGACGACCGACTGCGCGAGAACCCGACGCTGGCGAAACACCTCGCCGAACACGAGGAGTTCGGCGAGACGTTCGACGTCACCCACGAGGAAGCGCGAGAGCGGAACCGCCCGATCCAGGCCGATCGGGTCTGGATCGACGGCCTCCTCGAGGAGTACTTCGACGAGGAGGAAGACGAGGAGATGCTGGATCTCGTCGAAGTTCGGGCCCCCGAGGAGGTCGACATGTCCCTCGACGACCTCGTGTTGACCGAGGATCAGGAGAACGAACTCGACAAGATCTCGAAGGCGATCGAACACCGCGACTACCTCTCGAACATCGGGCTGCGCGAGATCGGGAAGCTGCTGTTCGTCGGCCCGCCGGGTACCGGGAAGACCTCCACAGCGCAGGCGCTGGCCCAGGATATGGACCTGCCGTTCGTCGAAGTCAAACTCTCGATGATCACGAGCCAGTATCTCGGCGAGACCGCGAAGAACGTCGACAAGACCTTCGAGGTCGCCAAGCGCCTGTCGCCCTGTATCCTCTTTATCGACGAGTTCGACTTCGTCGCCAAGACCCGCAGCAGCGACGAACACGCCGCGCTCAAACGCGCCGTCAACACCCTGCTCAAGAGCATCGACAACATCTCGCTCATCGAGGACGACGTCCTGCTGATCGGTGCGACCAACCACCCCGACCAGCTCGACGACGCCGCCTGGCGGCGCTTCGACGAGATCATCAACTTCCCCAAGCCCGACAACAACATGCGGGCGGACATCCTCTCGCTGATCACCCGCCGGATGGAGATCGACGAGTTCGATCCCCACCTCATCGCCGAGGCCACGCAGGGGCTGACCGGCAGCGACCTCCGGATGGTGCTCCGCGAGGCCGTCCTCGAGGCCCTGACCGAGGACCGGACGACGCTGACACAGGAGGACTTACTCAACGCCGTCGAGGAGTTCGAGGAGCGGGACACGCTGAAGAACATGGACATGATGGGCGGCGACCACGACGCGCTGGTCGCCGGCGGCGATCTCGGAAAGGCCAGCGACGGTGGCGAGCCGAGCGGTCACTCGCACGACCACGACCACGACCACGACCACGATCACGATCACTGA
- a CDS encoding universal stress protein, which translates to MNVLVGLVGSDESLKTLRQTIERTREVGDDLTVAVVEKPESKRSQAEMVERTEELLTETGIDAEIVTLEGDPGSALVDHAEQGEFDQLVIGGGTLSPMGKIQLGPITEFVLLNAPTTVKLVR; encoded by the coding sequence ATGAACGTCTTAGTGGGCCTCGTCGGGAGCGACGAATCGCTCAAAACGCTCCGACAGACGATCGAGCGCACGCGGGAGGTCGGGGACGACCTCACCGTCGCCGTCGTCGAAAAGCCCGAGTCGAAACGCTCGCAGGCGGAGATGGTCGAGCGGACCGAGGAGCTGCTGACCGAGACCGGCATCGACGCCGAGATCGTCACCCTCGAGGGCGATCCCGGCAGCGCGCTGGTCGACCACGCCGAACAGGGCGAGTTCGACCAGCTCGTGATCGGCGGCGGCACCCTGAGCCCGATGGGCAAGATCCAGCTCGGCCCGATCACGGAGTTCGTCCTGCTGAACGCCCCGACGACCGTCAAACTGGTGCGATAA
- a CDS encoding GNAT family N-acetyltransferase, whose amino-acid sequence MAGTRPYPDDPAGPFPSPPTTVEDREGRSIEIRATNDFAETLADVVEMYVAFDPTDRAQGIPPTGESRIRNWLETIADESVNVVAYHEADVVAHAMLVPDTDDPSAVEDRSDVEWELAIFVLQEYQRAGIGTKLLEHLLGHAADIGIEQVWLTVERWNNPAIALYERVGFEATGTESFEQEMAIRL is encoded by the coding sequence ATGGCCGGAACGAGACCGTATCCGGACGACCCGGCCGGACCGTTCCCCTCGCCGCCGACGACGGTCGAGGACCGAGAGGGTCGCTCGATCGAGATTCGGGCCACGAACGACTTCGCGGAGACGCTCGCGGACGTCGTCGAGATGTACGTCGCGTTCGACCCCACGGACCGCGCCCAGGGGATCCCGCCGACCGGCGAGTCGCGCATCCGCAACTGGCTCGAGACGATCGCCGACGAGAGCGTCAACGTCGTCGCCTACCACGAAGCGGACGTCGTCGCCCACGCGATGCTCGTCCCCGATACCGACGATCCGTCGGCGGTCGAGGACCGCAGCGACGTCGAGTGGGAACTCGCCATCTTCGTCCTCCAGGAGTACCAGCGGGCCGGCATCGGAACGAAACTGCTCGAGCACCTGCTCGGTCACGCCGCCGACATCGGGATCGAACAGGTCTGGTTGACCGTCGAGCGCTGGAACAACCCCGCGATCGCGCTCTACGAACGGGTCGGCTTCGAGGCGACCGGCACGGAGAGCTTCGAACAGGAGATGGCGATCCGGCTGTAG
- a CDS encoding universal stress protein, giving the protein MVASEPVTVDTVLAPVDGSEESATAVEYAVAVAERYDAEVHALYVLGRGVVQGMNAGTLEEDAVAEDTQGFFADIGIIADEADVPLVTSVDDGFSQTRKTRHPGNVVLDTADAVDADFIVLPREPVTETASAEVLERAAEYVLSYASQPVLSV; this is encoded by the coding sequence ATGGTCGCCAGTGAGCCGGTTACCGTCGACACCGTACTCGCGCCGGTCGACGGGAGCGAGGAGTCCGCCACCGCCGTCGAGTACGCCGTCGCCGTCGCCGAGCGCTACGACGCCGAAGTCCACGCCCTGTACGTCCTCGGCAGGGGCGTCGTGCAGGGGATGAACGCCGGCACCCTCGAGGAGGACGCCGTCGCGGAGGACACGCAGGGATTCTTCGCGGACATCGGGATCATCGCGGACGAGGCGGACGTCCCGCTCGTGACCTCCGTCGACGACGGCTTCTCGCAGACGCGCAAGACGCGCCACCCCGGCAACGTCGTCCTCGATACCGCCGACGCCGTCGACGCCGACTTCATCGTCCTTCCGAGGGAGCCGGTCACCGAAACCGCGTCGGCCGAAGTCCTCGAGCGGGCCGCCGAGTACGTGCTCTCCTACGCGAGCCAGCCGGTCCTGTCGGTGTAA
- a CDS encoding universal stress protein, with product MFDTVVVATDGSESVKRAVDVALDLADRFDAEVHALSVVDASEVDASPQQLREELRTALETTADAALATVEERADADLEIDTAVREGRPAAQICEYAREIDADLVATGTRGRHGENRLLLGSVAERVVRTSPVPVLTVRQLEPAGEGADDEAVGAA from the coding sequence ATGTTCGATACGGTCGTGGTCGCCACCGACGGCTCCGAGAGCGTCAAGCGAGCCGTCGACGTCGCGCTCGATCTCGCCGACCGCTTCGACGCCGAGGTCCACGCGCTCTCGGTCGTCGACGCCAGCGAGGTCGACGCCTCGCCCCAACAGCTCCGGGAGGAACTGCGGACCGCCCTCGAGACGACCGCCGACGCCGCGCTCGCGACGGTCGAGGAGCGAGCCGACGCGGACCTCGAGATCGACACCGCCGTCCGCGAGGGCCGGCCGGCCGCCCAGATCTGCGAGTACGCCCGCGAGATCGACGCCGATCTGGTCGCGACCGGGACCCGCGGTCGCCACGGCGAGAACCGCCTGCTGCTGGGGAGCGTCGCCGAGCGAGTCGTCCGCACCTCGCCGGTCCCCGTCCTGACGGTTCGACAACTCGAGCCCGCCGGCGAGGGGGCCGACGACGAGGCGGTCGGCGCCGCCTGA
- a CDS encoding DHH family phosphoesterase: MDEELIDSGDLPLARKSVLPGTGFFLPDALEEDVEDEQAAAALEGARVAVIADPDADGLACVALLREAYDDVRNVPEPAEEDESDGDAPTEATDAADAVDDADEAAAGLADETVDPLEDPEPTPHEVALIPASPHDVEDALARVAEFGDEGIDLFVCDLAPDRYEYVEEELDAALETADRVSWYDHHQWNDDVAQAVRDAGVDLVVGDSDEECSADVVYRSLEYDFSPMYEELAAVTRDHDLWLREDPRSDDLADYAYWTDPAEYVEVVREYGVDLPEWVREFLTERREEKEALIDRALARAEFREIGGYTVGVTYGRCSQNEVAEGMREQGADASVVVKPAGSASIRGTDAFDRCHEVAGKVNGGGHPKAAGCKPDIYDDMLDYANHWTSRGAVTKQVILDAFREVVADEAEDENSTDTDET; the protein is encoded by the coding sequence ATGGACGAAGAACTCATCGACAGCGGCGACCTCCCGCTCGCCCGCAAGTCCGTGCTCCCGGGAACCGGTTTCTTCCTGCCCGACGCGCTCGAGGAGGACGTCGAGGACGAGCAGGCCGCGGCCGCCCTCGAGGGCGCTCGGGTCGCCGTCATCGCAGACCCCGACGCGGACGGGTTGGCCTGCGTCGCCCTGCTCCGCGAGGCCTACGACGACGTGCGGAACGTCCCGGAACCCGCCGAGGAGGACGAGAGCGACGGCGACGCGCCGACCGAGGCGACGGACGCGGCCGACGCCGTCGACGACGCCGACGAAGCGGCGGCGGGACTCGCCGACGAGACCGTCGATCCGCTCGAGGACCCCGAGCCCACGCCCCACGAGGTAGCCCTGATTCCCGCCAGCCCCCACGACGTCGAGGACGCGCTGGCCCGCGTCGCCGAGTTCGGCGACGAGGGGATCGACCTCTTCGTCTGCGATCTCGCGCCGGACAGATACGAGTACGTCGAGGAAGAACTCGATGCGGCGCTCGAGACCGCCGACCGCGTCTCGTGGTACGACCACCACCAGTGGAACGACGACGTCGCCCAAGCGGTCCGCGACGCCGGTGTCGACCTCGTCGTCGGCGACTCCGACGAGGAGTGTTCGGCCGACGTCGTCTACCGGTCGCTCGAGTACGACTTCTCGCCGATGTACGAGGAACTGGCCGCCGTGACCCGGGACCACGACCTCTGGCTGCGCGAGGACCCGCGCAGCGACGATCTGGCGGACTACGCCTACTGGACCGATCCGGCGGAGTACGTCGAGGTCGTCCGCGAGTACGGCGTCGACCTCCCCGAGTGGGTCCGGGAGTTCCTCACCGAGCGCCGCGAGGAGAAGGAGGCGCTGATCGACCGGGCGCTGGCCCGCGCGGAGTTCCGCGAAATCGGCGGCTACACGGTCGGCGTCACCTACGGCCGCTGTTCGCAAAACGAGGTCGCCGAGGGGATGCGCGAGCAGGGCGCCGACGCCTCAGTCGTCGTCAAACCCGCCGGCTCCGCCTCGATCCGCGGCACCGACGCGTTCGACCGCTGCCACGAGGTCGCGGGGAAGGTAAACGGCGGGGGCCACCCCAAGGCCGCCGGCTGCAAACCCGACATCTACGACGACATGCTCGACTACGCGAACCACTGGACGTCCCGCGGCGCCGTGACGAAGCAGGTCATTCTCGACGCGTTCCGCGAAGTCGTCGCGGACGAGGCCGAAGACGAGAACAGCACGGACACCGACGAAACGTAA
- a CDS encoding DUF5807 family protein — protein sequence MTDPREEFLAGERPDDVALFLADSYVSDDRLAEFGERVEDGVLIVVDGERGRNAFEAATGTQAMQFAKSAMELEGIIEDDLTGGQCPEAPTDEDHAVQFVFAFAEEQNEDVGGIYAEGDVVHAYAKCTCGTAYSDKWNVPDADA from the coding sequence ATGACCGACCCACGCGAGGAGTTTCTGGCCGGCGAGCGGCCCGACGACGTCGCACTGTTTCTGGCCGACTCGTACGTCTCCGACGACCGCTTAGCTGAGTTCGGCGAGCGCGTCGAGGACGGCGTCCTGATCGTCGTCGACGGCGAGCGCGGCCGCAACGCCTTCGAGGCGGCGACCGGCACGCAGGCGATGCAGTTCGCCAAGTCCGCGATGGAACTCGAGGGAATCATCGAGGACGACCTCACCGGCGGCCAGTGTCCGGAGGCGCCGACCGACGAGGACCACGCGGTGCAGTTCGTCTTCGCCTTCGCGGAGGAACAGAACGAGGACGTCGGCGGCATCTACGCCGAGGGCGACGTCGTGCACGCGTACGCGAAGTGTACGTGCGGGACGGCGTACTCGGACAAGTGGAACGTTCCCGACGCCGACGCCTGA
- a CDS encoding DUF7500 family protein yields MTPEPTQDDSVLTPDELQLNDDTVADLGENRYLVRSDESPAADAVTGTADAASTDDSSRLTQLESESSDHAHDPRERLSDASEPHGVDITLKTDGEIAHHRAASHDVREVFVDLLTWYASQLDDDMTPSEALQVMLAASDLET; encoded by the coding sequence ATGACCCCGGAACCGACGCAGGACGACAGCGTGCTCACCCCTGACGAGTTGCAGTTAAACGACGACACTGTCGCCGACCTCGGTGAGAACCGCTATCTCGTTCGCTCGGACGAATCGCCCGCCGCGGACGCAGTCACAGGGACTGCCGACGCCGCGAGCACCGACGACTCGAGTCGCCTCACGCAACTCGAGTCCGAATCGTCCGATCACGCACACGATCCACGCGAACGACTGTCCGACGCGTCCGAACCGCACGGGGTCGATATTACGTTAAAAACCGACGGGGAGATCGCACATCACCGCGCGGCGTCCCACGATGTCCGCGAGGTGTTCGTTGATCTCTTAACGTGGTACGCCAGCCAGCTCGACGATGATATGACGCCAAGCGAGGCACTGCAGGTCATGCTGGCCGCATCCGATCTCGAGACCTGA
- a CDS encoding archaellin/type IV pilin N-terminal domain-containing protein, translating to MFEKITEAEDRGQVGIGTLIVFIAMVLVAAIAAGVLINTAGTLQSQASDTGSETQEAVANQVEVVHASGSVNGDYVETVNMTIMKSAGSGAIDLSAMTVQYTSNEADTTLVYDDGGDTVAGANADNFATANITGSGTSTELLNTDDRVKLSISVSDIQTNGLAGGESATIKLIDQSGAQFSYGVSVPSTFGDKQVVQV from the coding sequence ATGTTCGAGAAAATCACAGAGGCTGAAGACCGCGGTCAAGTGGGTATCGGTACCCTCATCGTGTTCATCGCGATGGTTCTGGTGGCAGCGATTGCAGCGGGCGTATTAATCAACACGGCCGGAACACTGCAGAGCCAGGCCTCCGATACTGGCTCCGAGACTCAGGAAGCCGTCGCGAACCAGGTTGAGGTCGTTCACGCCAGCGGCTCCGTTAACGGCGACTACGTCGAAACGGTCAACATGACAATCATGAAGTCGGCAGGTTCCGGAGCGATCGACCTGTCCGCGATGACCGTACAGTATACCAGTAATGAGGCCGACACGACACTGGTTTACGACGATGGTGGCGATACTGTCGCGGGCGCGAATGCAGACAATTTCGCCACAGCAAACATCACCGGCTCCGGTACCAGTACCGAACTGCTGAACACAGACGACCGCGTAAAACTCTCGATTTCCGTCTCGGACATCCAGACTAATGGTCTCGCGGGCGGAGAGAGCGCGACAATCAAACTCATCGACCAATCCGGTGCACAGTTCAGCTACGGTGTCAGTGTGCCGTCGACCTTCGGTGACAAACAGGTTGTCCAGGTCTAA
- a CDS encoding archaellin/type IV pilin N-terminal domain-containing protein, with translation MFETITETEDRGQVGIGTLIVFIAMVLVAAIAAGVLINTAGTLQSQASDTGSETQEAVANQVEVVHASGSVNGDYVDQVNMTIMKSAGSGAIDLSSMTVQYTSDKDDVTLTYNDSATPATLSSGTEFATANITGSGDDTELLNTNDRVKLSIDVATINGGNGLAGGDSATVSLVDQSGAQFTYGISVPSTFGDKQVVEV, from the coding sequence ATGTTCGAAACTATAACAGAAACCGAAGACCGCGGTCAGGTGGGTATCGGTACCCTCATCGTGTTCATCGCGATGGTCCTGGTCGCAGCGATCGCAGCAGGAGTATTGATCAATACGGCCGGAACGCTACAGAGTCAGGCGTCCGACACCGGTTCCGAGACGCAGGAAGCCGTCGCGAACCAGGTCGAAGTCGTTCACGCGAGCGGTTCTGTCAATGGAGACTATGTTGATCAAGTCAATATGACGATCATGAAATCGGCAGGTTCCGGAGCAATCGACCTGTCCTCAATGACCGTGCAGTATACCAGTGACAAGGACGACGTGACACTTACGTACAACGATAGTGCAACGCCGGCAACTCTGTCCAGTGGGACAGAATTCGCCACCGCAAATATCACTGGCTCTGGTGATGATACTGAACTACTAAACACAAACGACCGCGTCAAACTTTCCATCGACGTTGCGACGATCAACGGCGGTAATGGTCTCGCTGGTGGCGACAGCGCGACAGTTTCGCTCGTCGACCAGTCTGGTGCACAATTCACGTACGGTATCAGCGTGCCGTCGACCTTCGGCGACAAGCAGGTCGTGGAGGTCTAA